The Parvibaculaceae bacterium PLY_AMNH_Bact1 genome window below encodes:
- a CDS encoding thymidylate synthase (Derived by automated computational analysis using gene prediction method: Protein Homology. GO_function: GO:0004799 - thymidylate synthase activity [Evidence IEA]; GO_process: GO:0006231 - dTMP biosynthetic process [Evidence IEA]) encodes MQQYHDLMRRIRDTGAEKTDRTGTGTRSVFGHQMRFDLADGFPMVTTKKLHLKSIVHELLWFIAGDTNIAYLKANGVSIWDEWADEKGDLGPVYGHQWRSWPTPDGGTIDQIKNLIDQIENNPDSRRLIVSAWNVADVDNMALPPCHCMFQFYVADGKLSCQLYQRSADVFLGVPFNIASYALLLQMMAQVTGLEAGEFIHTFGDAHLYSNHLEQTDLQLSREPRALPQMKINPDVKSLFDFTYDDFELVGYDPHPHISAPVAV; translated from the coding sequence ATGCAGCAATATCATGACCTGATGCGCCGGATCCGCGATACGGGCGCTGAAAAGACTGACCGAACCGGTACGGGCACGCGCTCCGTGTTTGGACATCAGATGCGGTTTGATCTGGCGGACGGGTTTCCTATGGTCACGACTAAGAAGCTGCACCTGAAATCCATTGTTCATGAGCTGCTCTGGTTCATCGCGGGCGATACGAATATCGCTTATCTGAAAGCCAATGGGGTGAGCATCTGGGATGAGTGGGCCGACGAGAAGGGGGATCTTGGGCCGGTCTATGGTCACCAGTGGCGCAGCTGGCCGACTCCGGATGGGGGCACGATTGATCAGATCAAAAATCTGATCGACCAGATTGAGAATAATCCGGACTCTCGGCGGCTCATCGTGTCGGCCTGGAACGTGGCGGACGTTGACAATATGGCGTTGCCGCCCTGTCACTGCATGTTCCAGTTCTATGTGGCTGACGGAAAGCTTTCCTGCCAGCTCTATCAGCGCTCGGCGGATGTGTTCCTTGGGGTTCCGTTCAACATCGCGTCCTATGCTCTTCTCTTGCAGATGATGGCTCAGGTGACGGGGCTCGAAGCGGGCGAGTTCATCCACACGTTCGGGGACGCGCATCTTTATTCCAACCATCTGGAACAGACAGACCTTCAATTGTCTCGGGAGCCGCGTGCGCTCCCACAGATGAAGATCAACCCGGATGTGAAGAGCCTGTTTGATTTCACATATGATGATTTCGAACTGGTGGGGTATGACCCGCATCCGCATATTTCAGCGCCGGTGGCTGTTTAG